The region GACTCTTCTAAACTGGCCGACGTACTGGGGAGTCTTCTACGCGAGCATCAGGCCCAAGTCAGTACCGATGGGAAATTGGTACGTATCTTCGCTCCGCATCTGCAGCAATGCCTTCTCGCGGTCGAGGTGGTACTCAAGTGCCAAGCCTGAGCAATCGTTACGTTCGTCACAACCCGATGCTTGTGTGGCAATTTACGAGCCACGCGGAGAGCAACACCAATTCGCGAGCTAGTTTTTTCATATCGCGTTAGAGAAACGCTGAAAACCTTTCTTTCACTTGCTGCTTGGCCGACGATATGAACTCGCTGGATGGCATCATGGCTCCAGAACATCCCGAGATGGACGAACAAACGTTTCAGCAGGTGCTCAGTCGCCTACCGATCAACGTCCGCGTGCCTCGGTCGCTTCAGGGGCTGCTAACGCCGGACGAGATCACCGCTTCGTGCTATGCCGATCAACGTCAGTTTGCCCGGTTCAACAAGTTGAGCCGCGGACTGCTTAAGCGTGACGAGCAGCGTCCCAGCGAAGAAGATGCGCCAGCTTGGCACTTGGTGCTGATCACCGACATCTCGCGACTGGGAATCGGTCTGCTGCACAGCGAACCGCTTGCGCCTGGGCCGGAGCGAAACCTTTGGATCAGCGGTCCAGAGAACGTCCGATTTCATGTCGTTCGCTGCACCCGCGTTAACGATCAGTGCTACCGAATCGGTGCGAGATTGACCGAGCCGTTTCAAGCGAAGTCGCTGCGTCGACTGTAATTCTTCCGAATTTTTGCTTGGCTCAATCATCAAGCCTTCTCTCAGGATCTGGTTACCGAGGGCAGGCGAAGCGTCTCCTCGGCGGTTGGCCCTTTGACATGGCGATTTCTGATCGAGACAGGCAAGTTGCCCCCCAAAGTTGTCCTTCTGCTTGCTTCGTGGCGTTAACTTTCCTACGCTACGAGAAAGAAATAACGCCTGACGCGAGCAGAATTTAGCTCGGCGAAATGGATTCCTGAAACGGCGGCTTGAGCAGTTTCGTTTAACCTGTCGCGTTTCGACCGACTGCGGCGGCACATGTCAGCGTTGGCTGGTTTGCCTGGCCGACGTTGGCTACGCTTTAGCTTTCACGGACAACGCTCTGAAGACTTCTCCCAGTATGGCATCAACAATCGACTCGGCGCGAAACGAATTCACTCCGCTGTTGGCGACTCCCTCGCGCCGCCGGTGGCTTACTGCGTTTCTTCTTTTCGGCATGTTGATGACAACCGGTTGCTCTGGTTGTTTTGAGCCTGCCGAAACGTTGGAAGAACGCCAAGAGCGTTTGAAAAAAGAAGAAACCAAAGAAGACTTCGAGCCCCCCCAGCTGAACGTCTTACCGTCGGATGATCGGCGAACACAGCTTAACCGCGTAAAGCCAGGGCACTGGACCAACGTCAGCACGCTGATGAAGGCCAACAATTTCGACTTCCGCGGCGAGCTTTACGCTTGGACGGTTGACTCGAACAACACCCCGGTCCCCATTACCGACACCGACTATTTCTTCACGGCCACGCGACCGTTAGCTCTCCCCAAAGGACAAGAGCGCTGGTCTGACTTGCTCTTTTATCCGCCGCTGATTGCCCGTAACAGTTCGCAGTCGAGAATGTTCGCATGCGATCTTCGCCCGACCGGAGGTGGCCGTCCGGTGCTAGTCGATCGCTTGGCGACAACGCGAATGTATCCCCAGGAATATTACATGGTGGTGCTCGCGAGCGCCTCCGATGAGTACCAATTCCTGGAAGTGACCGACGTCGTTCGCCCGCTGCATCCACCACTGCTACAACAGGAAACGGCTCCGCACTATCGCCTGGTCCTTCCGAAAACGGTCGATCGTGTTTCGATTCCCGAAAACCCCATGGCGTGGACATCGATCGCGTATGTCTTTTGGGATGGTATCGATCCAGAATTGTTGTCGCTCGACCAGCAACAATCGATGCTCGACTGGCTGCACTTTGGTGGTCAACTGATCATCAGTGGCCCTGATTCACTCGATCGCCTGAAGCTCAGCTTCCTGGGCGATTATCTTCCAGCAGACGATGCCGGCAGCGTAGAACTGGGACAAGATCGGTTCGACGTCTGGAACAAAGAGTTCGTCACGACCGAACGCATTTACGAAAGTAACACGTGGCAAAACCTTCGCTACGAAATTGACCTCCGCGCTGGCGCACTACGGGGTTCAGAGTTGAAGCTCCGCCCCGAGGGAAGCTTTATTCCCAAGACTGGCGACTTGGTAGCCGAACGCCGCGTGGGACGGGGCCGCATTGCCGTCACGGCGTTTCAAATTCGTTCGCCCGACATCTCGCGGAATTGGAAGAACTTCGATTCGTTTCTGAACAATGTGCTTCTACGCCGTCCTCCCCGCAAGTTTCGCAAGACCGACGACGAAACGGCCGTCAACGCTTGGGCCGATTCTTATGCGGTCAACGATCCACGTCTGGTGACCTCGCTTCGATTTATGAGCCGCGATCTGGCCAACTTGATGCCGGTCTATCAGCAGCGTGATGCCAACTTAGTGGGTAGTCTCGATCCCGCGGAAACTGAGGTAGAAGAAGTCGCTCCGGAAACGACCAACGACATTGCCATTGATGAGGATGAAGCCCAGAGGCTTGCCGATGTCGAAGCAGAAATGAAGCTGAGCGAACGTGAACTGAACATTCAAAACTTCTCTGGCTACACTTACGACAATCAGTCAGGCGTCGCAGGCTGGAGCGACGCAAGTGGCATCTCGACTGCCGCCCGAGAGTGCCTCCGGGAAGCGGCTGGCATTAGCATTCCCAGCGGCAACTTCGTCCTCCGCGTCACCGCCGGCTACTTGCTTGTGCTTGTGCCGCTCAACTGGCTCGTCTTCTGGATAATGGGACGTGTCGAATGGGCTTGGATCGCAGCGCCGATCATTGCCATCGTCGGGGCCGTTTGCGTGATCAAGCTGGCCGAACTCGATATCGGCTTCGCGCGCAGCCGTACCGAGATTGCGTTTCTCGAAGCACACGCCGGCTATCACCGGGCACATCTAACGCGATTCACGTCGCTTTACACCTCGCTCAGCACGACGTACGACATGACGTTCACAGAATCGTCGGCGGTCGCGTTGCCGTTTGGTCGCGGGTCCGATGCTTTTAGCAATCAGTCGCGCCGCTTTGGCGATGGCTTCAGCGAAGTACGGTACCACCAGGAAGGTGGCGATGTTCAACTGAGCGGTGTGCGTGTCGCGTCGAACTCGTCGACGATGATCCATAGCGAGTACTTCCTGTCGGCGTCGATCCAACCGATGTTTACCTGGTCGGTTGACGAAAACCTGAATGGAACGTTGAGCTACAACTCGGAACAAACGCTGCACGATGTCGGGATTCTGCGGCGGAATCCGGAAACGAATCAGCTGGAAGCGGCTTGGGTTGGTGATCTTTTACCGGAAGCGGAAGAGGCCATTCGGTTCACGTCAGTAGAAGATGAATGGAAGCTGTTCGAGCAGTGGTCCGAGTCGCCGGTTCTGTCGGTCACGCCGACCACAGGCGAAGTCAATCTGCGTCACTTGTTGAATGCGGTCAAAGATGTTCGCCAACTGAAACAAGGCGAGACACGCTTGATTGGCTGGACAGAGGAAGACATGCCGGGCCTTTCCATTTCGCCGGCAGCCAATCAGCGAACCATTCGTACGATGGTCGTGGGGCACCTTCAACATGCCAACCTTCCGGCGCCACGTCGCGATGCCAACACGCGGCGTTTCCTGGGGATGGAACCAACTCAATTGCAGTCCATCGAACTTGACGCGATCGACAATTTGTAACTATTGCTTACGCACCTTCAGGACGAACCTCGATGATTGAACTAGTCGATTTCGGCAAAGACTATGG is a window of Bremerella sp. TYQ1 DNA encoding:
- a CDS encoding Imm53 family immunity protein — translated: MSLDRAAEEIERWYADRCDGQWEHKLGVRIETTDNPGWLATFDVLPLDSSKLADVLGSLLREHQAQVSTDGKLVRIFAPHLQQCLLAVEVVLKCQA